The Carcharodon carcharias isolate sCarCar2 chromosome 2, sCarCar2.pri, whole genome shotgun sequence genomic sequence taaagactccatcccattctctcagttccttcgcctccgtcgcatctgttctgatgatgctaccttcaaaaacagttcccctgacatgtcctccttcttccttaaccgaggttttccacccacggttgttgacagggccctcaaccgtgtccggcccatctcccgcgcatccgccctcacgccgtctcctccctcccagaaacatgatagggccccccttgtcctcacttatcaccccaccagcctccgtattcaaaggaccatcctccgccatttccgccaactccagcatgatgccaccaccaaacacatcttcccttcacccccactgtcggcgttccgtagggatcgttccctccggaacaccctggtccactcctccatcaccccctactactcaaccccttcctatggcaccaccccatgcccacgcaaaagatgtaacacctgccccttcacttccactctcctcaccgtccaagggcccaaacactcctttcaagcgaagcaacatttcacttgcatttcccccaacttagtctactgcattcgttgctcccaatgaggtctcctctacatcggagagaccaaacgtaaactgggcgaccgctttgcagaacacctgcggtctgatcgcaagaatgacccactcctccctgtcgcttgccatttcaacactccaccctgctctcttgcccacatgtctgtccttggcttgctgtattgttccagtgaagcccaacgcaaactggaggaacaacacctcatctttcgactaggcactttacagccttccggactgaatattgaattcaacaactttaggtcgacctcccccctccatccccaccccctttctgtttcttcccccttccttttgtttttttccaataaattatatagatttttctttttcccacctagttccattattttaaaatattttaaaaacttttatgctcccccacccctactagagctataccttgagtgccctaccatccattcttaattagcacattcttttagataatatcaccaacttcgacaaccacgtgttcttttgttctgctgtctgtgacatcttttgatgatctgcttctatcactgcttgcttgtccctacaaccacaccacccccctccacttctctccccccacaccaccccacccccccaccaacttaatccagcttatatttcaccccttcctgggattcgcctagttctgtcgaagggtcatgaggactcgaaacgtcaactcttttcttctccgccgatgctgccagacctgctgagtttttccaggtaattctgtttttgttccccagagcattagcctggaccccCGGAGtgctactagtccagtgacattaataTTACCACTACGCCTCTATGTCCCCCCCCACAATGACACTGTGACATTGCCCTGTGATAAACCCCAGATACTCTCTGGGGAGTGTATGTTCTTGTGTTACGAAGCACAGGATGTTCCTCACCTTCCGTTCTCCTTTAATTTTCTGCTTCCGGATTTTCCTCTCCTCTTTGCTCTCATCCCGTGAACGGGATTGCGTTGAAGCTCTGGGTAAGTCGCTGATGTTAATTGTTTCTAGTCGTTCCAGCTGTTTAGCAGTCAGACTCCGTTTGGGTAAAACATCCAGTGGAATCCCAGTTTTCTTGGACACCTTGATTGGATTGAGCTGAAAAGAGGAAAAGTCACAGGCTGACGATTTACAACTTGTACTTATAAGGCACCTTTGACACAGTAAAAACCCTTCCAAGGCCTTAGGACAGGCactcaaaagcttggtcaaagaggtaggttttaaggagcgtcttgaaggaggagagtgtagtaggtggagaggtttagaagagaattccagagtttaaggcccaagcaactgaaggcatggccaccaatggcagaatgatgaaccaACAAACAGGACCAAGTGTACAAACTAAGAGATAAACAGGTAACTCCCCAAACCACTGCTACTCAGCTCCATGTCCAAATATAAAAGGCCATGGAATGCTTTGCTACGTTTAATTATTTCTTAGAAATGCAAGTCCTGTATAATGTCTGCACtggtgggggagaccagaaccaggggtgataaatataagatagttactaatacatccaatagggaattctggAGAAATCTCtttgcccagagggtggtgatgatgaAGAACTGGGGGACCCCTCTTAAACACTGCCCAGACATACTCCCGACCACTCAGCCTCAAAGTGCCGTCAGCGTGTGTTCCAATAAATCGACTGCTACTCAGCTGGGGAGGGCTATCTGTGGCAAAACCCTAAACACCCACCCACTTCATCCTACAGCGCAAGAGGTGTCTCAAAgggaggctgcaggaggttaGGAGAGAGGAACAGCATCAAATAAATGACACACGATGTGATATAGAGGAGAGAAGCTGGTCGGCACATTCTGCCCAGAGAATCTCAATGCCTGTGGTGGGCATTCTGACTTTAACCAATTGCGTAAAGCGATTGACACTGATTCATCCACCTGTTATACATCCTGCCCAATCCACCGACATCACCCATTCTACATTATAATTCAAAGTCAAAATCACCCCACACCACCGTAATCACATGGTGGACTGTGGAAGAACAGCAGGTTCCCCTTGCTGAAAGATATTACTGAACTAGCAGGGCTTTTAACAACAATTTGAATCCAATTTTAACGGAAGTAGCCCAAAATTCACCAGGTTATTTAGTTTAATTTCACAACCTGTCATGgctggatttgaactcatggcaTCTGGGTTTTGCTGGTCCAGAGTTACAAGAACAAGATGTAGTCCAGAAGGACAGGGATTAAAGTTGCCTCCACTCTGCTGCAGCCTTGGGCCAAACTACCCAGGCCAATCCAACCTCACAGCCACAGTCATAGCGGGAGAGAAAACCTGGTATGAATAGGCAAACGCTTGGTGATCATGTGACATTCCTCACAttcgcccccccacacacacttaaCAAGAGGCAGAACTTGAGACACATGAACATTCAAAGCAGCATCCATTGCTCATACCTTTGGTGGATCAGTTATCAGCTTCGGATGGTTGTACAGATTTGAATAGGTGCCTGTGCAAGAAAAAAGATTCAAACTGAGGATTCAAACTAACAGATCGTTACAATTCCATCACATTGCCCCTCCTAAGCTGGGCTGCAACACACAGCCTGAACTGCACCAAACACAGGCCTCTTTGCTTTGGTGATGCTGAAAGAGGAATAAATATTATCccaggatactggggagaactcccttgctcttccaaATATCGCTGTGGGTTCTTTCACATCCACCCGAAAGGgtagatgggaccttggtttaatgtctcaactgaaagagcacctccaacagtgtagcactccctcagtgcagcactgggaGAAGTCCCTGGAGTGGTACTTGAACCCCCAACCTCTTACTTCGAGGGGATTATGCTAGCtgctgagccacagctgagacTGTGAAGATATTTTGATGGAGGAGGAGCCACCTTGTAACCAGTACTTACTGAGGATGGATTCACAGTCCCATTGTTCTGTTGGTTCTTCAATGACCAGCACCTCGATctcttccttctcctcttcctcctcctttagTAGAACATCCCCCCTTGGCCCCAGGTCATCGGGCATTTGACAGCTGCCGGCAAGATTGAGAGAGTTGAGAATCCCCTCAAAAAACGAATGAAATGACACAGCCCCCAACACCGACTGAGCTGATAAAGGGAGCGGGTATCTCTGCACTACAGGACTTATCCCCACTGAACATTGATGGAGTTTATTTAAGGAACACATTTTCCTAGAATGGTACAAGgggtgagggatttcagttaatTGGGGGacactggagaagctggaattgttcccAGTGGAGCAGTAGGGGTTAATGTGAGATTTATTAGTGGCCTTCAACATTGACATGCAGTtgggaggacacagatttaaggcaattggacAACTAACCAACTAGTTTTCTCCCCCATGTTGAGCGTTAAGAcctagaatgtgctgcctgaaaaggcagtagaagcagatccaataataattttcaaaaagaaattggataaatacttaaagaggaaaagaaacagcgggactatggggaaagaccaggggagtggggctacacagaatctttacagggcagaaggccattcagcccatcaagtctgcactatcactctgaaagagcattctacctaatcccactctcttaTTCTTAATCCTGTAACTAAGCACATtcattcttttcagataacaatccaattccccttttgaatacctcaatcgaacctgcctcaccaccctctcaggaagttcgttccagactgcAATACTATTTCACttaaggtggcccattgttcagccatcgtcgtttctgccaacatttgattccaactcacacgACTCCAATGTATTCTCATCCCACcgaagttggctttcctccaATTAACTATCCCAGCTCTGGAtcgttccttgtccttttccactgGCCAatttaaaccttatgatacaatggtcactgtcccctaaatgctctcccactggtATCTGATCCACTTGGGTGAACTCattcccagaaccaggtccaacagtgcctgacCTCTCTTTGGATCGGAAACATATCGCTGCAGAAAatgatcttgaacacattccagaaactcacaccccacatccctttgcactattcctatctgAGTCTATACTGAATAATTGAAGTCCTCCATTATAATTATTCTATAATTCTTATACCTCTCTGTAATTCCTTTGCAAACCTGTTTCTCTATATCCCTCCCACTAGTtgatggtctatatactacaccgatcaatgttattgcaaCTTTTtaattccttacctctagccagagattCTGTccctgacccctctggaacatcttctctctccagtactgGAATGTCATCTTTAATACTGtaactccaacccccccaccatcttTTATTCCTTTCATGTCTCTCCTATaaaccttgtacccaggaatatttaacacccagtcctgctctTCTATGTTATACCATAATATCATAATTCcgtttgtcaacctgtgcctgcagtttaccaatcttattaaccacactccctccattcacatacatgcacattaagcATGATTGAGGctttttttactttcccccttactctgacctcatctaatgacttactattgccgaCTCTAATTCTGTCAAACTCCATGTATTCTGTTTACCATGATACTAATCTCTGATACATCCTCCTTctcagttaatacttctctacttcccactgccagtttttctcctccccaccctgaatttcccctcaggttcccaatctagtttaaacccacccctaatttgatagctctttcaaagggccgaCACAGGTATGaaaggttgaatggcctcctgtgcgaAATCATTCTTTTCACATTTTCTATCCACTTACTCTTTTGCTTTCTGAGTGCGATAATCACTGATGACTTCATCCAGCCGTGTGCTATCCACCTGAATAGGTCCTTCTAGTTCATGGTGATCCAGAGCTCCGATCTCATCATCATCATACTCTTCGTACAGCTaaagcagacagagacagggtTACTGCACGGAACACCACCTGAAGGGTTACACCTACTTTCAACACCTTCTAGAAGACAGAAGTTTAAAGCAGAATTTCTCCAGCGCTGAGGAGTTCCATCTCTCCTGTTGCTGACAGGACAGGAGAGAAACTcggctgagactgagagtgagagaaagagagatgacagaaagagaggaaggaaataagaatatagcacctttcacaaccagtgaagtacttttgaaatcttgtcactgttgtgatgtaggaaacgcagcagccaatttgtgtactgCAAGCTCCCACTACCAGtaatgtgataatagccagacaatctgtctctcttgtgatgttgattgggagataaatattggccaggagactggggatagctcccctgctcttcttgcaATAATGGCCATGGCATCTTTCCCACCCACCAGAACAGGCAGAcaaagcctcagtttaatgtctcatccaaaagacagtagctctgacagtacagcattccttcagtaccgCACTGGGGTGTCAGTCTGAAGtcggtgctcaggtctctggactGGGAGTTAAACccgtgactcagaggtgagtgcgctGCTCACTGAGCCACAGCAGACAGCATggactttatcctgtgtctcagtctAGTATCTTTCGTGTAAACTGACCTTCTCAAACCGATCATCCAACAGGGTGAGCTGCTCGTTTCGTCTCATCACAGATGATGTCATGGAGTAGGTGGTAAAGCGACTCCTGGTCTCCTCCTCCATGAAGGGGAACTCTCTTTCCCCACCCTCGCTGCTGGCAACCCTCGAACCATCATCATTAGAGAGACCATCAGCCGAATCAAAGTCTTCATCCTCTGTatcctcccactcctcttcatcATCCGAATCCCTAAGGAATGCATAACCAATCTATTCACTTTGACATTTCATCACATCTCGAGATGTCCCAAAAGAAAGCAGGTCAATGACAAGGAAACATCACAGGAGCATCGTCATAATCGCTCTGAGGCAAAAACTGAGGCAAACGCAGCtgtcaatttgtgtacagcaagatccaccagattgtgaacgaGGTAAATGATCAGTTAAATATGTTCAGGTGCAGCTGGTATGAGGCAGGAGCATTGCCAGGGGGTTGGGTGGCACCAGGAAAAAATTTTCTTTTCCTTCAAATAGTCCCCATAGGGCTTTTCACTGTCCGCCTGACCAGGAGGCAGGGGCACATAAAAATGCGGGTCTCGCTTTTAACAGCTTTGGGGCAAAAAAACAGCCCTAAAACGACAGCACTGAGGTGCCAAGTTCATGTCACCAGGCGGACATGGGAAGTCTGAAAGAAACAGCCCGTGCCCACTGCAAGAGTTTATTCCCCGTTCTGTCTGCGCTGCTGAGACTGTGCAGCAATGGGGAGAAAGTCCGTGATGCCGGGGTAGCATTGTGTTAGGACACGAACAAGGGGCTAACCTCCACCCCTGTACACATTGATGTTATGgggttggggaaaaaaaaaatggatAATCGGGAATGCCGGGGTAGCATTGTGTTAGGACACGAACAAGGGGCTAACCTCCACCCCTGTACACATTGATGTTATGgggttggggaaaaaaaaacaatggatAATCGGGAATGCCAGCCATATCATAAAACCTACACGTAAATATGCAAACAAACTATATTACAACCCACGATCGATCAAATAATCTCACCTTAATAACTGTATGAGgttgcacagaaagctccctcgGCTTACCGAGGCACTCAGTTTGTTTCAAGTTAAATGAAGGGTCGATGTCAGGAGTGAGTCCTGAGACAGGCTGTCAGCTCGTGCAGTGAGTGTGATTCACTGAATTCCTCTGAGCGAGCGTGGGACCTGTTTCTGACTGAGGTGGACATCACTTCTTACCTGATTATGTTAATCAGGCACAGGGTGGCCTCCTACACTCGTCTCAATTGACTAAGGGGGCCAGACAGCAAGTTCCAAGACTTTTCCCCTGTGATGAGCCTAGACTTTGATCTAGCTTTTCAACTGTCTCAGTAGATTTTACAGCTATGAGTGCCTGGACTGAGATACAAGGTACAGTATAACTGTATTGG encodes the following:
- the ltv1 gene encoding protein LTV1 homolog translates to MPHRKKKPFIQKKSSVTFHLVHRSQKDPLVADEKAPQRVLLPAERADVQKRKEEERKYGIFFDDTYNYLQHLKEASPVAELVASSIPLKEGQDTITAGDGRLEEEGQQIPIHSINLPSSVFASEFEEETGLLNKAAPVRGPRLDLDPDIVAALDDDFDFDDPENVLEDDFVVKAVGRGSEADVQMDSDDEEEWEDTEDEDFDSADGLSNDDGSRVASSEGGEREFPFMEEETRSRFTTYSMTSSVMRRNEQLTLLDDRFEKLYEEYDDDEIGALDHHELEGPIQVDSTRLDEVISDYRTQKAKDCQMPDDLGPRGDVLLKEEEEEKEEIEVLVIEEPTEQWDCESILSTYSNLYNHPKLITDPPKLNPIKVSKKTGIPLDVLPKRSLTAKQLERLETINISDLPRASTQSRSRDESKEERKIRKQKIKGERKERRVEKKANRNAFKVEKARQEQVVLNLRQNLQGIKL